Genomic window (Streptomyces sp. LX-29):
CACCAGCGCAGGACGGATCGTGTGAGGACCCTGTCGCGCCTGGGAGGGAGCGGGGCATGGGTTCATTCGGCGCAACTGCGGTCTGAGGTCGGCTGGCGGCGGGCTGGGCTCAGGCAGCGCCTTCGTGCTGCTGTGCCCGGGCAAGCTCAAGTGCAGAGCGCGAAAGTTCAGTGCCGGGTTGGTGTGGGCGGTTGAGGAGCTTCGTCAGTCCTTTGGGGGCTTGGCTCCAGTGGTCGGCGAGCGATACCTCTGCGCTGAGGTCGTCCAGGAGCTGGGTGATGACCCAGGCGGCTTCTGTGGGGCGGTCACCGTAGCCGTGCCCCCACCACAGGTGATCGTGGGGGGCACACGGCGCCGGGTAGATCCTGCGATCCGTCGTGGTCACCCATACCTTGTCGTCCAGGATCAAGGACTTGAGTTGGGCCCCTCGGCCGGGGAGCTGGAGCGGGGCGAGGAAGATCCAGGCGCGCCTGCCCGTTGATCGGATTCGGACGGCTGGGGTGCCGGTGCTGACGTCCATATGGAAGGTGACGTCCTGGGCATCATCGGCGAGGACCGCGTGCAGTGCGGACGGAGCACATGGGCGCAGTTGTGTCGCCCACTGGCGAGCGGCGGGGCTATGGTCGCTCACTTCCATGCGGGCGCCGAACGGCAGGAGGGTAGGGTCTCGGCGCATCACGATGCTCAGGGGCTCATAGGCTTCGAAAAGCTGGCTGGACGCGAGAGCCTGCAGCCTCGGGTGAGCAGGTCGCGGTCATCCGTGCGAGGCAGGGGGTAGCCCTCGGTTGGATGGTGCGCTGCGATGAGGAGTGGTGCGCCGTCTGGGCTGGTGCCGTACTCGCCGAAGATACGAGTGTCGCTGTTGACGCTGTCGACGCGTTGATTGTGTAGTGAGTTGGCCAGGTCCGTGAGGGCTGTCTGTACCTCGGGGAAGCTGCGCCAGGGGCCAGCCGCTTCGCGCAGGGATGTCTCCTCCTCTTCGGGCAGGAGTTCGGCGATGGTGACCGGTGCTCCTGGCGACCATTGGCTGATTACGTCGGCGCGCCGTAGGAGGCCCGGCCACCAGGGCAAGCGTTGTCCGACGAGTTTTGTGACGGTACCCCACTGGGCCTCATATTCCAGTTGGGGCTGTGCGGTGTCGGCGGCGATCAGGGCTGGTCCGGTGGCTCCGATGTCGCCGAACAGGGAACACACCGTGACAACGCCCTGGGCGTCGGCGACCTCGGACAGCTCTTCGGCCATGGCCGCGGCTGCGGCTCTGCGGGTCGTATGAAGGATCCGTATGACGCCGAGGTCCGTCTCCCAGTCCGTCGCCGGCCCCTGGGAGGTTGGCTGGAATCCGATCCACTTGCCAGGGGCGAAAGTTCGCGCTTTCAGGGCGGGGTTGAGCAGCACAGCGCCGTGGTCGCAGAACCGGTGATGAGTGGCGGCCCAGACGTAGACTGCGCTCCCGTCCCACCGCCAGTGGGCCTTCTCCCCACGGGCTCGCTGGAACGCGTCGAGGTGCTCTCGTTCTCCTGGAGGGAAGTCGTCGGCTTCCTCCAGGAGGTGGTCCAGTTCGCCCTGGGCCAGATGAAGGAGTGCCTCCACCTCGTGCTTGCGCAAGTCCACTGAGTGCAGCACGCCCACTGCGCCGCCCTCCTCAGTGAAGTTTCCTGGTCCATGCCGTATGCGGGTCTGACCGGGTTGCACGATCAGGCCCTCGTCATGGCGGCAGCGTATAGCGGTGTGACCGGCGGCGTATGCCTGATCGCCTCCGTCGGGCCTGCCCGAGATGGTGAGCAGGGCTTCAGCGGGCGACATTGCGTCAACTTCTGCCGCATCGTGCGCTGCTGTGCCGCGGGACCTCCTACGATGCTGGCTCGACCCCTCGGCTGTCCACTGCGGCCGGTCAGCGGCGCGGTCCTTTCGGTTCCCGGGGGCAAGGGATCCTCGTTCGTCGTTTCCTGGGAAGGTATGGATGACCAGCGGAATCTGGCACCTGGAACCCCGGCAGGTCCGGCCCTGGTACGAGCGCGCCGTCGTGGCGTCGTTTCATCAGCCCGGGATCCGTGCGTACCTGGACCTGCAGCGCCCGCAGGTCACCAGAGAGCGGCTGCGGGAAGCTTTCGATCAGCCTCGCATCATCACTGAGGTGCTGCAGGCGAGCACGATGTATTTCAGCGTGCGGCGGAGAGCGGCCCGTGCGGACGCGCTGCGCGGCCGACTCGCGCAGGCGCGTGATCGATGCCGGGTGACGCTGTTCTTGCCGCTGATCCTGGTGAGCCTTCTGTCCTGGTGGGTCGCCTACGTCGCGATCGGGTTGCCCTGGTGGTTGGGGCTTGCCGCCCTCCTCGCGGCCGTGGGATGCGGTGGTGTCCGGGAGCTGCGGGACGCGGGAGGACGGGACAACCTCCTTGCCCAGGTCCAGACGGTCGTGCTGTTCGTGGAGTGGGCGGTGTGTGCGGTCGACGCAGAAGTGCGCCTTATGCGGTGGTCGACACGCCAACTGAGGCCGGTGATCGCTCCGGTCATGCAGCGTGAGATGACGAGGTTGCTCGGTCCTGATTACGAGTCGCTGTTCGTGGCCCGCAGCCACGAAGGTCTCGTTGATGCCGCCAATGCGCGCTACTGGATCTCGACACGCACCGAAGTGGCGCTCCAGCAGAAGCTGGACCAGATGAGCGGTGGAGCGATCGCGATCTGCGGTCCACGCGGTGCCGGCAAGAGCACCCTGCTGAAGAAGGCCTGCCAAGGCATCCTCAACGGGCGTCCCTATCCGCATTTCCACGTGATTGTCCAGACGCCGGCCAACTATCGGCCGGAGGAGTTCCTGCTATCCCTGTTCCAGTCCGTCTGCCGCAACTACCTTGCCTTGTACGGGCGCCGGCCGCGGGCACCGTTCCTGTTCCGTTCGCGGGCCCGAACCGTGTCGGCGACGCGTGAATCGTGACCCACATCCGACGGGTGAAAAGTGACCCCCCACTGCTCAGTTGATGTTGGTCATTCCCCGCTGTTGGCCGCGGGAACCCGTCCGAGGTCTCGGCCGCGCATGCGGTAGCTGTCGCCCTTCAGCGAGATCACTTCAGCGTGGTGGACGAGGCGGTCGATCATCGCGGCGGCGACGGTGTCGTCACCGAAGACCTCGCCCCAGCGTCCGAAGGGCTTGTTGCTGGTCACGATCACCGAGGCGCGTTCGTAGCGGCCCGAGATGAACTGGAAGAACAAGTTCGCTGCCTCGGGTTCGAAGGGGATGTAGCCCACTTCGTCGACCACGATCAGCGGGATCCGGCCCAGGCGGGTCAGCTCGTCGCTGAGCCGGCCTGCTTGGTGGGCTTCGGCGAGGCGGGTGACCCACTGGGCGGCGGTGGCGAAGGCGACCCGGTGGCCGGCCTGGCAGGCCCGGATGCCGAGGCCGGTGGCGAGGTGGGTCTTGCCGGTGCCAGGCGGCCCCAGGAAGATCACGTTCTCCTTCCCGACGACAAAGTCCAGCGTCCCCAGATGGGCGATGACCTCGCGTTTCACCGACCGCTGATGGTCGAAGTCGAAGTCCTCCAGCGACTTGCGAGAGGGGAAACGGGCCGCGCGGATGCGTCCCTCGGCGCCGTGGGAGTCGCGGGCGGCGACCTCCCGCTGCAGGCATGCGGCCAGATACTCCTCGTGGCTCCAGCTCTCGTCGCGGGCCCGTTCGGCGAGCCGTGCTGCCGCATCCCGCAGGGCCGGGGCTTTCAACGCCTTGGTCAGATAAATCAGTTCGGAGCCGACGTCGCGGCTGGTCCGGGCCTGGTTCGTGCCGTTCTTCGTGCTCATCACGCTGCCCCTTCGCCCGTGCTCAGCCCGCCGTCGATGACACCGAAGATCCGGTCGTAGGTCTCCAGCGACCGTTCCTCGACCTCCGTCACGTCCACTGGCGCCGCCTTCGTGCTGGCAGCCTTCTTCCGTGCGGCTGCGGCAGCGGCCGCGTGGTCCGGGTCGGTGATGGTCTGGTGGCGAGCCCAGCTGCGGGCATGCCGGGCGACCTCGACGCCGTCGCAGGTCACCAGGACCTGGTCCAGGTCCGCGGTGACTTCGATGCGGCGGCCGACGGCCAGTGGATGCACCGAGTAGTCGCAGGTGTCCAGGCGGACGTAGTGGTCCCGGGGCAGCCGCAGCGATGCCTTCCACCAGCCCGGCGGGGCGACCGGCGGCAGGGCCAGCATCCGGGAGCGGTCCGCTTCCAGCCGGTCCGCCGGACGAGCCTGCAGGCTGCGGTGAATGCGCCGGTTGGCCTTGGTCAGCCAGTCGGCGAGCTGAATGTTGAAATCGGCCGGCGAGGTGAACACCCGCCCGGGCAGGAACGACGTCTCCAGATAGCCGTTGGCCCGTTCGACCAGCCCCTTGGCCTCCGGATCCCGGGGCTTGCAGAGCAGGAACTTGATGCCCAGCAGCCCGGCGAACGCGGCAAACTCGTCGGTCAGTTGAGGTCCCCCGGACCGCCAGGAGCCCACAGCACCCTCGTTGTCCCAGACCAGCACCCGTGGGACGGCGCCCAGCTCGGTCAGCAGCCGCCAGTGCCCGGCGATCAAGTCGGCCGCCGACCTGGAGGGCAGCATCCGGGCGGTGATCCACCGCGAGTAGCCCGCGACCATGACCAGCACCGGCGGCCGCCCGACCTGCCCGAAGCCGAGCGGGATGTCGGCGGGCGGGAACCACAGGTCGCACTGGCCGATCTCGCCCGGCTCATAGACCGTCCGCGAGGCTGGATCCGCGGGCCGATAGGCCGGCCGCAGGTCTCGGACCCGGTCCTTGAGCACCGTCAGCCCGCGGTCCCAGCCGATCCGCTCGGCGATCACCGTCGCGGGCATCTCCGGCCACTGCTCGAGCAGTTCGCGGATCTGCGGCTCGACCGCGTCCACGATGGAGCCCTTCGGCGCCCGCTGGTACTTCGGCGGCGCGTCGTCCGCGATCGCCCTGCGGACGGTGTTCCTCGAGATCCCCAGCTTCCTTGCGATCGCCCGCACCGGCATCTGCTCGGCCCGGTGAAGCCGACGGATCTCCGCCCAGTCCTCCACGCTGATCACCACTCCTCCCGGCCTGGCTCAACGAGCCAGACCCCTGGAGGGGGTCAACTTTCAAGCGTCGCTACTGGTCCACTTTTCAGCCGTCGCCGACAGAACCGCACACTGGCCACGCCGTCTGTACTGGTCGGCTCGCCGATGGGTCCAGCTGGTGGCCGGGGTCGGTCTGGTGGTGCTGGCAATCCAGGACGCAGTCCGCGACCTTGCCGACGGCGCCTACCGGTCTGCTCGCCCTGCGGTGTCGGGCTGGGCAGCGAGCGTGTGGGAGTGGGCTGTGACTGCGTGGCACGACAGCCCTTCGCTCACCCGCATGGTGCTGTGTGCGGTGGGGCTGGCGTTGGTGTGGCGCGCGGACGTGAAGAGCTGGCTCAGCGGACGGCCGGTACGGCGCCTGGTCCACGACTGCCACAATTACCTCAACCTTCTGCAGCGCATCCAGACCGTCGGCACGTTA
Coding sequences:
- a CDS encoding ATP-binding protein, coding for MTSGIWHLEPRQVRPWYERAVVASFHQPGIRAYLDLQRPQVTRERLREAFDQPRIITEVLQASTMYFSVRRRAARADALRGRLAQARDRCRVTLFLPLILVSLLSWWVAYVAIGLPWWLGLAALLAAVGCGGVRELRDAGGRDNLLAQVQTVVLFVEWAVCAVDAEVRLMRWSTRQLRPVIAPVMQREMTRLLGPDYESLFVARSHEGLVDAANARYWISTRTEVALQQKLDQMSGGAIAICGPRGAGKSTLLKKACQGILNGRPYPHFHVIVQTPANYRPEEFLLSLFQSVCRNYLALYGRRPRAPFLFRSRARTVSATRES
- the istB gene encoding IS21-like element helper ATPase IstB yields the protein MSTKNGTNQARTSRDVGSELIYLTKALKAPALRDAAARLAERARDESWSHEEYLAACLQREVAARDSHGAEGRIRAARFPSRKSLEDFDFDHQRSVKREVIAHLGTLDFVVGKENVIFLGPPGTGKTHLATGLGIRACQAGHRVAFATAAQWVTRLAEAHQAGRLSDELTRLGRIPLIVVDEVGYIPFEPEAANLFFQFISGRYERASVIVTSNKPFGRWGEVFGDDTVAAAMIDRLVHHAEVISLKGDSYRMRGRDLGRVPAANSGE
- the istA gene encoding IS21 family transposase, whose product is MISVEDWAEIRRLHRAEQMPVRAIARKLGISRNTVRRAIADDAPPKYQRAPKGSIVDAVEPQIRELLEQWPEMPATVIAERIGWDRGLTVLKDRVRDLRPAYRPADPASRTVYEPGEIGQCDLWFPPADIPLGFGQVGRPPVLVMVAGYSRWITARMLPSRSAADLIAGHWRLLTELGAVPRVLVWDNEGAVGSWRSGGPQLTDEFAAFAGLLGIKFLLCKPRDPEAKGLVERANGYLETSFLPGRVFTSPADFNIQLADWLTKANRRIHRSLQARPADRLEADRSRMLALPPVAPPGWWKASLRLPRDHYVRLDTCDYSVHPLAVGRRIEVTADLDQVLVTCDGVEVARHARSWARHQTITDPDHAAAAAAARKKAASTKAAPVDVTEVEERSLETYDRIFGVIDGGLSTGEGAA